A region of Leishmania panamensis strain MHOM/PA/94/PSC-1 chromosome 33 sequence DNA encodes the following proteins:
- a CDS encoding hypothetical protein (TriTrypDB/GeneDB-style sysID: LpmP.33.0310), producing MKYIFHCLSYYLKEYPLRTNMLLSTTVGFCGDVVCQTVYEPFSHSRPPLTRERLPNESQNSPFLITVQSPFLCARQRWRAYQGCRSTAESSLVDGAAKNAELPTSSSAVGDNTVLLDLRRSMIFCSFTFLFGVPYFLWVYRHLDRLINPASITKRSAIGKGFLSYIAAQLINPIYLSYVTIMEHFFIYRDGRDGRRRVMAIPMNTTSKVQEHVVVAGDDDASAADAQKSTGRFRFLFNPFRNTTSELDATTIQKMGYYYRIVDNHEFNLHEYLACVSMDVRRKLIYDFPDIMKYALVFWSLNWLPMFYYIPGHFRLAYSSGLQVVWSGIMSHVLHRWKKLDGEDIRMKQRLHTL from the coding sequence ATGAAGTACATATTCCATTGTCTCTCCTACTACCTGAAGGAGTACCCACTCCGCACCAACATGTTACTCAGCACTACAGTAGGCTTTTGCGGGGACGTTGTGTGCCAGACCGTCTACGAGCCATTCTCACATTCGCGCCCACCGCTGACACGTGAGCGACTGCCCAACGAGAGCCAAAACTCACCGTTTCTCATAACCGTTCAATCTCCGTTTCTCTGTGCTCGTCAGCGGTGGCGTGCGTACCAagggtgccgcagcacggcGGAGTCGTCCCTTGTTGATGGTGCGGCAAAAAATGCAGAGCTCCCGACCTCTTCTTCAGCGGTGGGTGACAACACCGTGCTTCTAGACCTGCGCCGTAGCATGATCTTCTGCAGTTTTACGTTTCTCTTCGGCGTACCGTACTTCTTGTGGGTGTACCGCCACCTGGACCGCCTCATCAACCCGGCATCAATAACCAAGCGAAGTGCAATTGGGAAAGGGTTCCTCAGCTACatcgcggcgcagctgatAAACCCGATTTACCTCAGCTACGTCACCATCATGGAGCATTTCTTCATCTACCGCGATGGCCGTGATGGGCGGAGGCGCGTGATGGCGATTCCGATGAACACGACTTCCAAGGTGCAAGAGCATGTCGTGGTGGCCGGTGACGATgacgccagcgctgcggaTGCGCAGAAGAGCACCGGGCGTTTCCGCTTTCTTTTCAACCCCTTCCGCAACACCACGAGTGAACTGGATGCGACCACGATTCAGAAGATGGGCTATTACTACCGCATCGTCGACAATCACGAATTTAACCTCCATGAATActtggcgtgtgtgtcgatGGATGTGAGGCGGAAACTCATCTATGACTTCCCCGACATCATGAAGTATGCACTGGTATTCTGGTCGCTCAACTGGCTCCCGATGTTCTACTACATACCAGGTCACTTTCGCCTCGCCTACTCATCTGGCTTGCAGGTGGTGTGGAGCGGGATCATGTCTCACGTCCTACACCGCTGGAAGAAGCTGGACGGGGAGGACATCAGAATGAAGCAGCGCCT
- a CDS encoding hypothetical protein (TriTrypDB/GeneDB-style sysID: LpmP.33.0320): protein MAGGAQPHRKRPRQGVLVDPLSREIYQMVVRQLHHDGFLAAASAVCDATGVVVGNVEDQGDRLARVVAAGLSVNEMERRAEEEFHSTQVVERFLSASKLYMPLSLSSRWSVGRRCLRMRERFMSASLGGVVRDISFSPDGAYVTCAGTNGLAAIFSLETIEDLSALDEARAANRARALDGSRDAGSFANGETAPKGSALRNANEVTELAMVRRFHEHTQSVEVMRFHPTKPIVLSGGRDGNLYLRNYAYPDSRVVLKIHDTVPIRDASFHPSGEYIVLAANHHLPRLINVQTEKVLTPPGTYASSTAHTGPQWEAEESGTATTSYRPSDRGAQHSAALSSVCFSPDGRTMISTSLDGTWMLYDGVSGRVIYRAENAHSGVPVTSVVYSRTGNVALTAGMDSTARLWDLRRLHATSRNYQSPEVTSFGEPTKCDHRSIRAVFSANEGHVHCHDSTLLAVHSYCVYTGVVTSTVTTQPSFMQRGLAASPWANCIVTGGDDSRLRMWTPAWLPS, encoded by the coding sequence ATGGCTGGCGGTGCGCAACCTCACCGCAAGCGCCCCCGACAAGGTGTTCTCGTAGATCCCCTCTCTCGTGAGATTTATCAGATGGTGGTGCGCCAACTTCACCACGACGGGTTTCTGGCCGCTGCTTCCGCCGTTTGCGATGCCACTGGGGTCGTGGTGGGTAATGTGGAGGACCAAGGCGACCGCCTCGCGCGCGTCGTGGCGGCGGGACTAAGTGTCAATGAGATGGAGCGGCGTGCAGAGGAGGAGTTTCACTCCacgcaggtggtggagcgtTTTCTGAGCGCGTCAAAGTTGTATATGCCGTTGTCACTATCCAGCCGCTGGTCGGTGGGACGTCGATGCCTGCGCATGCGAGAGCGCTTCATGTCAGCTTCTCTCGGCGGCGTTGTGCGAGACATCTCCTTCTCTCCGGATGGCGCCTACGTCACATGTGCTGGCACTAACGGACTTGCGGCCATATTTTCACTGGAGACAATTGAAGATTTAAGCGCGCTTGACGAGGCGCGCGCCGCGAACCGCGCGAGAGCGCTCGATGGCAGTCGTGATGCTGGGAGTTTCGCCAATGGTGAGACGGCTCCTAAAGGGTCCGCTCTCCGCAATGCCAACGAGGTGACAGAGCTTGCGATGGTGCGCCGGTTTCACGAACACACCCAGTCTGTCGAGGTGATGCGCTTCCACCCCACCAAACCGATTGTGCTATCGGGCGGGCGCGACGGCAATCTGTACTTGCGCAACTACGCCTATCCTGATTCCAGGGTAGTGCTAAAGATTCACGACACCGTCCCCATTCGCGATGCTTCGTTTCATCCGTCTGGCGAGTACATCGTTCTGGCAGCGAATCACCATCTTCCTCGATTGATCAATGTGCAGACCGAAAAGGTGCTCACGCCCCCTGGCACCTACGCGTCCTCGACTGCCCACACAGGGCCGCAGTGGGAGGccgaggagagcggcactGCGACTACCTCGTACCGACCAAGCGATCGTGGGGCTCAGCACAGTGCAGCGCTGTCCTCGGTATGCTTCTCTCCTGACGGGCGAACGATGATCAGCACAAGTCTTGATGGTACCTGGATGCTTTACGACGGCGTGAGCGGTCGCGTGATTTACCGCGCTGAGAATGCGCACTCTGGCGTGCCTGTCACGAGCGTCGTGTACAGCCGAACTGGAAATGTTGCACTGACAGCGGGTATGGACTCAACAGCGCGCCTGTGGGACCTTCGGCGACTCCATGCAACATCGCGCAACTACCAGAGCCCAGAGGTAACCTCTTTCGGTGAGCCCACCAAGTGTGATCATCGGAGCATACGCGCCGTGTTCTCCGCCAACGAGGGCCACGTGCACTGCCACGATTCTACTCTTCTCGCTGTGCACAGCTACTGTGTCTACACTGGAGTAGTAACCTCCACCGTGACAACGCAGCCGAGTTTTATGCAAAGGGGTCTTGCTGCCAGCCCGTGGGCCAACTGTATTGTAACAGGCGGCGATGACAGCCGACTGCGTATGTGGACACCGGCGTGGCTTCCATCTTGA
- a CDS encoding glucose transporter/membrane transporter D2, putative (TriTrypDB/GeneDB-style sysID: LpmP.33.0330) produces MPFYFLEANTHVPVTTESMPTTSTDVSPTKQPCQEKPIIQGNAELPPLLVAADSPLVTPKQRASAPELPTSLDDDEEEYFSQPPSSTLFLSKKNLVVGIPIVLTPLLYGYNLGFVGPYSTIYEYASDCQLYKTEKSCETLTATKCRWFNASTYTGNTTYGEVCGWSDKTTCFLKYSDEASCLSDSVCKWSYSTNTCSNQVGFSSLQSGVFAGSLVIGSTVGALMGGYLTKRLDYRKSFLIIGIISIIGNALTHLATGLFHYWVLFVARIVLGFPLGWQSIASPHYTDKFAPADHAKTLGTLFQVSVSTGIFITSFFGLVLGNTIHYNTNRNANTMGRMQVLVTASTVLSIFVLFLPLITKDGYSKSKRADYEEEKDEDASRKATEKYTMMQMIGPILNGVAMGCVAQLTGINANMNFAPTIMSNLGLQPLVGNIIVMAWNMLATFCVIPLSRRFSMRTLFLFCGFVGSLCCVFLGGIPVYPGVTKSDEAVSGIAITGIAIFIALYEMGVGPCFYVLAVDVFPESFRPIGSSITVGVMFIFNLIINICYPIATEGISGGPSGNQNRGQAVAFIFFGCIGVVACVIEYFFLQPWGEPGAKMADNFDGVAIREGDTTGVA; encoded by the coding sequence ATGCCTTTTTATTTCTTAGAAGCGAACACCCACGTTCCAGTGACTACTGAGTCGATGCCAACGACTTCCACCGACGTCTCCCCGACGAAACAGCCCTGCCAGGAAAAGCCGATAATACAGGGTAATGCTGAGCTTCCACCGCTTTTGGTTGCTGCTGACTCACCCTTAGTCACGCCGAAGCAGCGCGCCTCGGCGCCGGAGTTACCGACATCCCtcgacgacgatgaggaggagtacttttcgcagccgccgtcgAGCACACTGTTTCTTTCGAAGAAGAACCTGGTTGTCGGAATTCCCATTGTTCTCACACCACTGCTCTATGGTTACAACCTCGGATTTGTTGGTCCGTACTCCACAATTTATGAATATGCGTCCGACTGCCAGCTGTATAAAACGGAAAAGTCATGCGAGACGCTGACTGCGACGAAGTGCCGGTGGTTCAACGCGTCGACGTACACAGGCAACACGACGTACGGTGAGGTGTGCGGGTGGTCCGACAAGACGACGTGCTTCTTAAAGTACAGCGACGAGGCGAGCTGCTTGTCAGATTCTGTATGCAAGTGGAGCTACTCTACCAACACCTGCAGCAACCAAGTTGGCTTCTCCTCGCTCCAGAGTGGCGTTTTTGCTGGGTCTTTGGTCATTGGATCCACGGTTGGCGCACTGATGGGCGGGTACCTGACTAAGCGTCTTGACTACCGAAAGAGCTTCTTGATTATTGGAATTATCAGCATAATTGGCAATGCTCTGACGCATCTGGCAACAGGATTGTTTCACTACTGGGTGTTGTTTGTTGCGCGTATCGTGCTTGGCTTTCCTCTGGGTTGGCAGTCCATCGCGTCCCCCCACTACACGGACAAGTTTGCCCCCGCTGATCATGCCAAGACGCTCGGCACGCTGTTCCAGGTTTCGGTCTCAACAGGCATTTTTATCACTTCGTTCTTCGGTCTGGTGCTCGGCAACACGATTCACTACAATACGAACCGCAATGCCAACACCATGGGTCGGATGCAAGTCCTCGTCACGGCTTCTACGGTCTTATCAATTTTTGTGCTTTTCCTGCCACTTATCACGAAGGACGGCTACagcaagagcaagagagcggactacgaggaggaaaaggatgAGGATGCTTCTAGGAAGGCGACGGAGAAGTACACCATGATGCAGATGATTGGACCCATCCTGAACGGTGTGGCGATGGGGTGCGTGGCACAGCTGACCGGCATCAACGCGAACATGAACTTCGCCCCTACTATCATGTCGAATCTTGGGCTGCAACCTCTGGTTGGCAACATCATTGTCATGGCGTGGAACATGCTGGCAACGTTCTGCGTGATTCCGCTCTCGAGGAGGTTCTCTATGCGGACGCTGTTCCTCTTCTGCGGTTTTGTCGGCTCTCTGTGCTGCGTCTTCCTCGGCGGCATCCCGGTGTACCCTGGCGTAACGAAGTCTGACGAGGCAGTGAGCGGCATTGCCATTACTGGGATTGCCATTTTCATTGCCCTTTACGAGATGGGTGTGGGCCCATGCTTCTACGTTCTCGCAGTGGATGTCTTCCCTGAGTCGTTCCGGCCGATCGGCTCGTCGATCACGGTGGGTGTGATGTTCATTTTCAATCTGATCATCAACATTTGCTACCCAATAGCGACGGAGGGCATCTCTGGTGGTCCGTCAGGGAACCAGAACAGGGGCCAGGCTGTCGCGTTCATCTTCTTTGGCTGCATCGGCGTCGTGGCTTGTGTCATCGAGTATTTCTTCCTGCAGCCATGGGGGGAGCCAGGGGCTAAGATGGCGGATAACTTTGACGGAGTGGCTATACGGGAGGGCGACACAACTGGGGTAGCCTAG
- a CDS encoding autophagocytosis protein, putative (TriTrypDB/GeneDB-style sysID: LpmP.33.0340), translating to MSIRRSLYEGFKNVHNKLHNVKTTSDFQTTGRLTPKEFVEAGDELVHKNPVWQWIGGPESVQDYLPKEKKCIVYRGAPCNERAPVDHSRASPETVDEDGFVLTEVPQVALPTTVIEEDKVLTWDEHDDDSGDEDLIATAKDNSSLRIYDVYIVYDRYYQTPRMYLVGYTSDHVTPLTMDQMKEDVYRSNYGKTVTIDPHPILSIPCISIHPCRHAETMRSLMHRMQENYDREKANVPNAEPFVFPTHLAMLLFLKFISTVLPTIQYDVSSGFNLV from the coding sequence ATGTCCATACGACGTTCGCTATACGAGGGTTTTAAAAATGTTCACAACAAGCTCCACAATGTGAAAACCACAAGTGATTTTCAAACGACAGGGCGGCTCACTCCAAAAGAGTTTGTGGAGGCAGGAGACGAACTTGTACATAAGAACCCTGTGTGGCAGTGGATTGGTGGCCCTGAGAGTGTGCAAGACTATCTtccgaaagaaaaaaagtgCATTGTCTACCGTGGTGCACCGTGCAATGAGCGAGCTCCAGTGGATCATTCAAGGGCTTCACCAGAGACAGTTGATGAGGACGGCTTTGTGTTGACAGAAGTTCCGCAGGTCGCCCTACCCACCACAGTTATCGAAGAGGACAAAGTACTCACATGGGACGAACATGACGATGATTCAGGCGATGAAGACCTTATCGCCACAGCAAAGGACAATTCAAGCCTGCGTATCTACGATGTTTACATTGTTTACGACAGGTACTACCAAACACCGCGCATGTATTTGGTGGGATACACTAGTGATCATGTCACACCTCTCACGATGGATCAAATGAAAGAAGATGTTTACCGCTCCAACTACGGTAAGACAGTAACCATCGATCCTCATCCTATTCTCTCGATTCCATGCATCAGTATTCACCCTTGCCGCCACGCCGAGACGATGCGCAGTCTGATGCATCGGATGCAGGAAAACTACGATCGTGAAAAAGCGAATGTCCCGAACGCTGAGCCGTTTGTTTTCCCCACCCACTTAGCAATGCTTCTATTCTTGAAGTTTATCTCCACCGTCTTACCAACTATTCAGTACGACGTATCTTCTGGCTTTAACTTAGTGTGA
- the LPG1R gene encoding beta-galactofuranosyltransferase-like protein (TriTrypDB/GeneDB-style sysID: LpmP.33.0350) produces MDGVPAETIVPFVILLLTLELDDLDMFMCRVPARAHYLDILQSGAEEEMTVLLAKLRAAVPPERLIVEYRPQNIDYATAVNEE; encoded by the coding sequence ATGGACGGAGTTCCAGCTGAGACCATCGTCCCGTTCGTGATtttgctgctgacgctggaGTTGGATGACCTCGACATGTTCATGTGCCGCGTGCCCGCACGGGCGCACTACCTTGACATCCTGCAGAGTggcgcagaggaagagatgaCTGTGCTtctggcgaagctgcgcgccgcggtgccgccgGAGCGACTCATCGTCGAGTACCGACCGCAGAATATTGACTACGCCACGGCTGTCAACGAAGAGTAG
- a CDS encoding ATP-binding cassette protein, putative (TriTrypDB/GeneDB-style sysID: LpmP.33.0360): MDASHEAAEHSNASAMTRKERKKIEKSEKQAEELRQLSKKANAVNGDTDNPFSVTLETDQVAEGSRNITFNKVSVSVNGKALFKDATVKLSAGSRYGLMGPNGRGKSTILRLLASRELPVQSNLDLLLVEQEQEFTASELSAVDAVLQSHKKQNAYAEEAKLLGAKVELSGAEMERLHFLEEELDIMGAAQADARARRILFGLGFPTQWHERPTSSFSGGWRKRIALASAVFIEPDVLMLDEPTNHLDLNAVIWLESYLTKAYSETAKRPKTLIVVSHDAGFLDEVCTHMVHVENYLLNYYRGSYSGFDEQLQQRHQELDKKYESVAKTIRDKKRNGMSNVQVEAWIKDQVNSGRLDPLFLEKRRDYTVNFPFPDPPELRDGCVCKLDDVSFNYPSGPVLFQGVSCALWTDSRITLCGPNGIGKSTLLNLMTGVLEPTAGYITLNRQVRIGRYNQHFVDKLPLEKTPVECIQALGIPEEDKARRLLGSFGLEGIVHKNQIATLSGGQKARVAFAAISAESPHFLLFDEPTNHLDVESIEALCTAIRGFKGGVLVVTHDARLIESTEMQIWVAGAKKVMPFNGSLDDYKNVVRAEFEKEEAMRQEDRKQLLEDKAATRQLKQSGAADVAQAMQKKQKEHHEHAQGLDAFLSAATKKKPKKIKEEKS; encoded by the coding sequence ATGGACGCGTCACACGAAGCTGCCGAGCACTCCAATGCCTCCGCGATGACTCGCAAGGAGCGCAAGAAGATTGAAAAAAGCGAGAAGCaggcagaggagctgcggcaacTCTCCAAGAAGGCGAACGCCGTGAACGGCGACACCGACAACCCTTTCTCCGTCACTCTCGAGACGGACCAGGTCGCGGAGGGCTCGCGCAATATCACCTTCAACAAGGTCTCCGTCTCTGTGAATGGCAAGGCGCTCTTCAAGGACGCGACGGTGAAGCTGTCTGCTGGGTCTCGATATGGTCTTATGGGGCCGAACGGGCGCGGAAAGTCAACAATTCTGCGCCTGCTGGCGAGCCGTGAGCTTCCGGTGCAGTCGAACCTCGACCTGTTGTTGGTGGAACAGGAGCAGGAGTTCACTGCCTCGGAGTTGAGCGCCGtcgatgcggtgctgcagagccaCAAGAAGCAAAACGCGTacgccgaggaggcgaagctgctggGGGCCAAGGTGGAGCTCTCGGGGGCGGAGATGGAGCGGCTGCACTTTTTGGAAGAGGAGCTCGATATAATGGGTGCCGCCCAAGCGGATGCCCGTGCCCGGCGAATTCTCTTCGGTCTTGGCTTTCCAACCCAGTGGCACGAGCGGCCCACGAGTAGCTTCAGCGGTGGCTGGCGCAAGCGCATTGCCCTGGCCTCTGCCGTGTTCATTGAGCCCGACGTGCTCATGCTCGATGAGCCGACGAACCACCTCGACCTGAACGCTGTAATTTGGCTGGAGTCTTACTTGACGAAGGCGTACAGCGAGACGGCGAAGCGACCCAAGACGTTGATCGTTGTCTCGCACGACGCGGGTTTCCTGGATGAGGTGTGCACGCACATGGTTCACGTAGAGAACTACCTGCTGAACTACTACCGCGGTAGCTACAGTGGCTTCGACGAGCAGTTGCAGCAGAGGCATCAGGAGCTGGACAAGAAGTACGAATCGGTCGCCAAGACAATTCGCGACAAGAAGCGCAACGGCATGTCAAACGTGCAGGTCGAGGCTTGGATCAAGGATCAGGTAAACAGCGGCCGCCTGGACCCGCTCTTCCTCGAGAAGAGGCGGGATTACACCGTCAACTTCCCCTTTCCCGATCcgccggagctgcgcgacgggtgcgtgtgcaagcTTGATGACGTCTCCTTCAATTACCCAAGTGGCCCCGTGCTGTTTCAGGGCGTGAGCTGCGCTTTATGGACGGACAGCCGCATCACTCTTTGTGGTCCAAACGGCATTGGCAAGAGTACTCTGCTGAACCTCATGACCGGTGTGCTGGAGCCGACGGCCGGGTACATTACGCTAAACCGTCAGGTACGCATCGGCCGCTACAACCAACACTTTGTCGAcaagctgccgctggagaagaCGCCGGTGGAGTGCATCCAGGCGCTGGGGATTCCAGAGGAAGACAAGGCGCGGCGGCTCCTGGGCAGCTTCGGCCTCGAGGGCATTGTGCACAAGAACCAAATAGCGACACTGAGTGGTGGCCAAAAGGCCCGAGTGGCGTTTGCGGCGATCAGCGCCGAGTCCCCGcattttctcctctttgATGAGCCTACAAACCACTTGGACGTTGAGTCAATCGAGGCGCTCTGCACGGCCATTCGTGGCTTCAAGGGCGGCGTGCTGGTTGTCACCCACGACGCACGCCTCATCGAGTCGACAGAGATGCAAATCTGGGTCGCCGGGGCCAAGAAGGTGATGCCGTTCAACGGCTCCCTGGACGACTACAAGAATGTGGTGCGTGCTGAGTtcgagaaggaggaggcgatgcgTCAAGAGGACcgcaagcagctgctcgaggacAAGGCGGCAACCCGCCAGCTGAAGCAGAGCGGTGCGGCAGATGTGGCGCAGGCGATGcagaagaagcagaaggaACATCACGAGCACGCACAGGGCCTCGATGCGTtcctcagcgctgccacaAAGAAGAAACCCAAGAAGATtaaggaggagaagagttAG
- the HSP83 gene encoding heat shock protein 83 (TriTrypDB/GeneDB-style sysID: LpmP.33.0370) yields MTETFAFQAEINQLMSLIINTFYSNKEIFLRELISNASDACDKIRYQSLTDPSVLGEETHLRVRVVPDKANKTLTVEDNGIGMTKADLVNNLGTIARSGTKAFMEALEAGGDMSMIGQFGVGFYSAYLVADRVTVVSKNNSDEAYVWESSAGGTFTITSVQESDMKRGTRITLHLKEDQQEYLEERRVKDLIKKHSEFIGYDIELMVEKTAEKEVTDEDEEEDESKKKSCGDEGEPKVEEVTEGGEDKKKKTKKVKEVTKTYEVQNKHKPLWTRDPKDVTKEEYAAFYKAISNDWEDPAATKHFSVEGQLEFRAIMFVPKRAPFDMFEPNKKRNNIKLYVRRVFIMDNCEDLCPDWLGFVKGVVDSEDLPLNISRENLQQNKILKVIRKNIVKKCLELFEEMAENKEDYKQFYEQFGKNIKLGIHEDTANRKKLMELLRFYSTESGEEMTTLKDYVTRMKPEQKSIYYITGDSKKKLESSPFIEKARRCGLEVLFMTEPIDEYVMQQVKDFEDKKFACLTKEGVHFEESEEEKKQREEKKAACEKLCKTMKEVLGDKVEKVTVSERLSTSPCILVTSEFGWSAHMEQIMRNQALRDSSMAQYMMSKKTMEVNPDHPIIKELRRRVEADENDKAVKDLVFLLFDTSLLTSGFQLDDPTGYAERINRMIKLGLSLDEEEEEEVAEAAPAEAAPAEVTAGTSSMEQVD; encoded by the coding sequence ATGACGGAGACGTTCGCGTTCCAGGCGGAGATCAACCAGTTGATGTCGCTGATCATCAACACCTTCTACTCGAACAAGGAGATCTTCCTGCGCGAGCTGATCAGCAATGCGTCGGATGCGTGCGACAAGATCCGCTACCAGAGCCTGACGGACCCGTCGGTGCTGGGCGAGGAGACTCACCTGCGCGTCCGCGTGGTGCCGGACAAGGCGAACAAGACGCTGACGGTGGAAGATAACGGCATCGGCATGACCAAGGCGGACCTCGTGAACAATCTGGGCACGATCGCGCGCTCCGGCACGAAGGCGTTCATGGAGGCACTGGAGGCCGGCGGCGACATGAGCATGATCGGCCAGTTCGGTGTCGGCTTCTACTCCGCGTACCTTGTGGCGGACCGCGTGACGGTGGTGTCGAAGAACAACTCGGACGAGGCGTACGTATGGGAGTCGTCCGCGGGCGGCACGTTCACCATCACGAGCGTGCAGGAGTCGGACATGAAGCGCGGCACGCGCATCACGCTGCACCTAAAGGAGGACCAGCAGGAGTACCTGGAGGAGCGCCGGGTGAAGGATCTGATCAAGAAGCACTCCGAGTTCATCGGCTACGACATCGAGCTGATGGTGGAGAAGacggcggagaaggaggtgacggacgaggacgaggaggaggacgagtcGAAGAAGAAGTCCTGCGGGGACGAGGGCGAGCcgaaggtggaggaggtgacggagggcggcgaggacaagaagaagaagacgaagaaggtgaaggaggtgacGAAGACGTACGAGGTCCAGAACAAGCACAAGCCGCTCTGGACGCGCGACCCGAAGGACGTGACGAAGGAGGAGTACGCGGCCTTCTACAAGGCCATCTCCAACGACTGGGAGGACCCGGCGGCGACGAAGCACTTCTCGGTGGAGGGCCAGCTGGAGTTCCGCGCGATCATGTTCGTGCCGAAGCGCGCGCCGTTCGACATGTTCGAGCCGAACAAGAAGCGCAACAACATCAAGCTGTACGTGCGCCGCGTGTTCATCATGGACAACTGCGAGGACCTGTGCCCGGACTGGCTCGGCTTCGTGAAGGGCGTCGTGGACAGCGAGGACCTGCCGCTGAACATCTCGCGCGAGAACCTGCAGCAGAACAAGATCCTGAAGGTGATCCGCAAGAACATCGTGAAGAAGTGCCTGGAGCTGTTCGAAGAGATGGCGGAGAACAAGGAGGACTACAAGCAGTTCTACGAGCAGTTCGGCAAGAACATCAAGCTGGGCATCCACGAGGACACGGCGAACCGCAAGAAGCTGATGGAGTTGCTGCGCTTCTACAGCACCGAGTCGGGGGAGGAGATGACGACACTGAAGGACTACGTGACGCGCATGAAGCCGGAGCAGAAGTCGATCTACTACATCACTGGCGACAGCAAGAAGAAGCTGGAGTCGTCGCCGTTCATCGAGAAGGCGAGACGCTGCGGGCTCGAGGTGCTGTTCATGACGGAGCCGATCGACGAGTACGTGATGCAGCAGGTGAAGGACTTCGAGGACAAGAAGTTCGCGTGCCTGACGAAGGAAGGCGTGCACTTCGAGGAgtccgaggaggagaagaagcagcgcgaggagaagaaggcggcgtGCGAGAAGCTGTGCAAGACGatgaaggaggtgctgggcgacaaggtggagaaggtgacCGTGTCGGAGCGCCTGTCGACGTCGCCGTGCATCCTGGTGACGTCGGAGTTTGGGTGGTCGGCGCACATGGAGCAGATCATGCGCAAccaggcgctgcgcgactcCAGCATGGCGCAGTACATGATGTCCAAGAAGACGATGGAGGTGAACCCCGACCACCCCATCAtcaaggagctgcgccgccgcgtggAGGCGGACGAGAACGACAAGGCCGTGAAGGACCTCGTCTTCCTGCTCTTCGACACGTCGCTGCTCACGTCTGGCTTCCAGCTGGATGACCCCACCGGCTACGCCGAGCGCATCAACCGCATGATCAAGCTCGGCCTGTCgctcgacgaggaggaggaggaggaggtcgccgaggcggcgccggcCGAGGCAGCCCCCGCGGAGGTCACCGCCGGCACCTCCAGCATGGAGCAGGTGGACTGa